One genomic segment of Ricinus communis isolate WT05 ecotype wild-type chromosome 3, ASM1957865v1, whole genome shotgun sequence includes these proteins:
- the LOC107261053 gene encoding putative pentatricopeptide repeat-containing protein At3g15130 has product MNRSPCSVLSKRQKLAEFLRCCSKKLLLNQGVQVHGAVIKEGFRFDLMLSNDLIDMYGKCGRVDAACAVFDRMVERNVVSWSSLMCGYIQNGNAKKSLFLFTQMGLSGVKPNEFTFSMNLKASSMLNRPYIGMQIHANCTKSGNDIVIVVANSIVDMYSKCGRIKEAACMFDFMPVRNLISWNSMISGYSIAGFGEKAVVLFREMLEDGQEPDEFTLTSALKACSDLAAVREGSQIHSFLIISGFPYLIKTSIAGALIDQYVKCGKLCEAQRVFSQIEEKNVISFSALFLGYAHGGNLADAMSLFRRFRESDVEADGFVLSSMIGVFADFALVEQGKQMHAYSIKVPSGSDLSVCNSIVDMYLKCGVIDEAERFFAEMSTRDVISWTVMITGYGKHGLGKEAVCLFNKMQSDDIEPDDVTYLAVLLACSHSGLVEEGQVYFSKLCSDHRIRARVEHYACMVDLLGRAGRLKEAKDIIYSMPLNPNIGIWQTLLSACRVHGDLDLGREVGEILLRLDGDNPVNYVMLSNIYADAGYWNECERIRELAKTKRLKKEAGRSWVEIDKEVHFFYGGDDTHPVIEKIHQVLKEMETRMKEELGYGYRMKYALRDVEEESKEESLRVHSEKLAIGLALVCGGWEGGGRVIRVFKNLRVCVDCHQFIKGLSKILEVAFVVRDANRFHRFENGECSCRDYW; this is encoded by the coding sequence ATGAACCGATCACCCTGTTCGGTTTTGAGTAAAAGGCAGAAACTTGCGGAGTTTTTGCGATGCTGTTCAAAAAAATTGTTACTTAATCAAGGAGTACAGGTTCATGGAGCTGTAATAAAAGAAGGGTTTAGATTTGATTTGATGCTGAGTAATGATCTTATAGATATGTATGGAAAATGTGGTAGAGTGGATGCTGCTTGTGCTGTGTTTGATAGAATGGTGGAAAGAAATGTGGTTTCTTGGTCGTCTCTTATGTGTGGATATATACAGAATGGTAATGCTAAAAagtcattatttttattcactCAAATGGGACTGTCTGGCGTGAAACCGAACGAGTTCACATTTTCAATGAATCTTAAAGCGAGTAGTATGCTGAATCGTCCTTATATTGGGATGCAGATTCATGCTAACTGTACGAAATCTGGTAATGATATAGTGATTGTGGTGGCCAATTCTATAGTTGATATGTACTCGAAGTGTGGAAGAATCAAGGAAGCTGCTTGCATGTTTGACTTTATGCCGGTTAGAAATCTTATAAGTTGGAATTCAATGATTTCGGGATACTCTATTGCAGGTTTTGGTGAGAAAGCTGTAGTTTTGTTTCGAGAAATGCTGGAAGACGGGCAAGAACCTGATGAGTTCACACTTACAAGCGCATTGAAAGCTTGTAGCGATCTTGCTGCAGTTAGAGAAGGATCCCAAATTCATTCTTTCTTGATCATTAGCGGTTTCCCTTATTTGATTAAAACTAGTATTGCAGGTGCTCTTATTGATCAATATGTAAAATGTGGTAAGTTGTGCGAAGCTCAGAGAGTATTCAGTCAGATTGAAGAGAAAAATGTGATATCATTTAGTGCATTATTTCTTGGTTATGCTCACGGAGGTAACTTAGCAGATGCAATGAGCCTGTTCAGGCGGTTTAGAGAGAGTGACGTTGAAGCAGATGGGTTTGTTCTGTCAAGCATGATTGGCGTGTTTGCTGATTTTGCACTTGTGGAGCAAGGCAAGCAAATGCACGCCTACTCCATTAAAGTCCCATCTGGTTCTGATTTATCAGTATGCAATTCAATTGTGGATATGTATCTCAAATGTGGAGTGATAGATGAAGCAGAGAGATTTTTCGCTGAAATGTCAACAAGAGATGTGATTTCATGGACAGTCATGATCACTGGCTATGGAAAGCATGGTCTTGGCAAAGAGGCAGTTTGTCTCTTCAACAAGATGCAATCTGATGATATTGAACCTGATGATGTTACTTACTTGGCTGTACTCTTAGCATGTAGTCATTCTGGACTAGTTGAAGAAGGTCAAGTATACTTCTCTAAGCTCTGTAGTGATCATAGGATCAGAGCTAGAGTGGAGCATTATGCTTGCATGGTTGATCTCCTTGGCCGAGCTGGGCGCTTAAAAGAAGCTAAGGATATTATATACAGTATGCCTCTAAACCCAAATATAGGGATATGGCAAACATTGCTCAGTGCATGCAGAGTGCATGGAGACTTGGATTTGGGGAGAGAAGTAGGTGAGATTCTCTTGAGATTAGATGGTGATAATCCTGTCAACTATGTGATGCTGTCAAATATTTATGCTGATGCTGGTTACTGGAACGAGTGTGAGAGAATAAGAGAATTGGCGAAGACAAAGAGGTTGAAGAAAGAAGCAGGGCGTAGCTGGGTAGAGATTGACAAGGAGGTGCACTTCTTTTATGGTGGAGACGACACACACCCAGTCATAGAGAAAATACATCAAGTTCTAAAAGAAATGGAGACGAGGATGAAAGAAGAATTAGGCTATGGTTACAGGATGAAATATGCATTGCGTGATGTGGAAGAGGAATCAAAGGAGGAAAGCTTGAGAGTTCACAGTGAGAAGTTGGCAATTGGGTTGGCGTTGGTTTGTGGTGGCTGGGAAGGAGGTGGAAGGGTGATTCGTGTCTTCAAGAACTTGAGAGTTTGTGTTGATTGCCATCAATTCATCAAGGGTTTATCCAAGATTTTGGAAGTGGCATTTGTGGTGAGAGATGCCAACAGATTTCATAGGTTTGAGAATGGAGAATGCTCTTGTAGAGATTACTGGTGa
- the LOC8271230 gene encoding pentatricopeptide repeat-containing protein At2g20540, with the protein MAKGFNGSLKIRELENLFVPILQNCKNMAELKKNHALVIKYALSQSNFLVTKMIDVCDRNEDMDYASFLFKEVIDPNAYLYNAMIRACTHNSMYSLTIDFYKQMLREYRNSQTSEDLILPDEFTFPFVVKACARLGLHNLGKQVHAQFFKFGKKSHLITENALIDMYTKCDNLLDAHNLFDEMHERGAISWNGIISGHVRLGQMRRARALFDEMPNRTIVSWTAIISGYTRIGSYIDALDVFREMQIAGIEPDEASIISVLPACAKLGALETGKWIHMFCARNGLLRRTCICNALIEMYTKCGCIDQACQLFDQMRGRDVISWSTMIGGLANHGKVREAIAIFERMKQTNIKPNGITFVGLLSACAHAGFWEEGLMYFDTMKKDFHIEPEIEHYGSLVDLLGRAGRLSQALDIVEKMPMKPDSKIWGSLLSSCRTHCNIEVAVIAMEHLEELEPDDTGNYVLLSNIYADLGKWDDVSRMRKLVRSKRMKKTPGCSLIEVNNVAQEFVSGDDSKPYSKEIFWLLELLAFHQDMDKHILEIIPENE; encoded by the coding sequence ATGGCAAAAGGATTTAATGGGAGCTTGAAAATCAGAGAACTTGAAAATCTCTTTGTACCCATTTTGCAAAATTGCAAGAACATGGCAGAATTGAAGAAAAACCATGCTCTTGTTATCAAATATGCACTTTCACAAAGCAACTTTTTGGTGACAAAAATGATAGATGTGTGTGATAGAAATGAGGATATGGATTATgcaagttttctttttaaggaaGTGATAGACCCGAATGCTTACTTGTACAATGCAATGATAAGGGCATGCACGCACAACTCTATGTACAGCCTAACAATCGACTTTTACAAGCAAATGCTAAGGGAATATCGAAATTCCCAAACTAGTGAAGACCTAATTTTGCCTGATGAATTCACTTTCCCGTTTGTGGTAAAGGCATGTGCAAGACTTGGGTTGCATAACCTAGGCAAGCAAGTCCATGCccaattctttaaatttgGGAAGAAGTCCCATCTTATAACAGAGAATGCACTGATTGATATGTATACAAAGTGTGACAATTTGTTAGATGCACATAACTTGTTTGATGAAATGCATGAAAGAGGTGCAATTTCTTGGAATGGTATTATCTCTGGGCATGTAAGATTGGGTCAAATGAGAAGGGCAAGAGCTTTGTTTGATGAAATGCCTAATAGGACTATAGTAAGTTGGACGGCTATAATTTCTGGGTATACGCGTATTGGTTCTTATATTGATGCTTTGGATGTGTTTCGAGAAATGCAAATTGCTGGTATTGAGCCTGACGAGGCAAGTATTATTTCTGTCTTGCCGGCCTGTGCTAAGCTGGGAGCTCTTGAAACTGGAAAATGGATACATATGTTCTGTGCTAGGAATGGTTTGTTGAGGAGAACTTGCATTTGCAACGCTCTTATTGAAATGTACACAAAATGTGGTTGCATTGATCAAGCTTGCCAGTTGTTTGATCAAATGCGCGGAAGGGATGTAATTTCTTGGAGTACTATGATCGGAGGGTTAGCGAATCATGGAAAAGTTCGCGAGGCAATTGCAATATTTGAAAGAATGAAGCAAACAAATATCAAACCCAATGGTATTACTTTTGTTGGTCTTTTATCAGCTTGTGCTCATGCTGGTTTTTGGGAGGAGGGGTTGATGTATTTTGATACAATGAAAAAGGATTTTCATATAGAGCCAGAAATTGAGCATTATGGTAGTTTGGTTGATCTTCTTGGACGTGCAGGACGACTCAGTCAGGCCCTTGACATTGTAGAGAAGATGCCTATGAAGCCGGATTCAAAGATATGGGGTTCTTTACTAAGTTCTTGCAGGACCCACTGCAACATTGAAGTTGCTGTTATTGCAATGGAGCACCTTGAAGAGCTCGAACCGGATGATACAGGTAACTATGTTTTGCTTTCCAATATATATGCAGATCTTGGCAAGTGGGACGACGTGTCAAGGATGCGGAAACTTGTAAGGAGTAAGAGAATGAAGAAAACGCCAGGATGTAGTTTGATTGAGGTTAACAATGTTGCTCAAGAATTCGTATCAGGGGATGATTCAAAGCCAtattcaaaagaaatattCTGGTTGCTAGAGCTGCTGGCCTTCCATCAGGACATGGATAAACATATACTTGAAATAATACCAGAGAATGAGTGA
- the LOC8271231 gene encoding uncharacterized protein LOC8271231: MASNDNGNSNITATRESRRRKILERGADRLALITGRTQTLPSESDDKPDAVSSQPLDSRRQNQDPASDLSHQVNASSDGEDHGGSGYVFPRNDPTIAVRELSTETSRAPAVNEESPLVSSADQMSTVQNIELRMRTNRFVTPSQISSAITASESLRLFCSGAIALLVVLSSLGFPILGSSLISFRPLYLVLLTNLTLVFAYLLIGNQRGFERTVGGEISTPSTSQDWIEQAGKALEIGLVMQKAIDAVLMDCSVYAIIIIAGSSLAT, from the exons ATGGCGAGTAACGATAATGGTAACAGTAACATCACCGCTACTAGAGAATCTAGAAGACGGAAGATTCTCGAAAGAGGTGCCGACCGCTTAGCTCTCATCACCGGTCGGACTCAAACCCTACCATCTGAATCAGACGATAAACCTGATGCCGTATCATCTCAGCCGTTGGATTCCCGGCGCCAAAATCAAGACCCTGCATCTGATCTCTCTCATCAAGTCAACG CTTCTTCTGATGGTGAGGATCATGGAGGATCTGGATATGTGTTTCCGAGAAATGATCCCACTATTGCTGTGCGTGAGTTAAGTACTGAAACCTCAAGAGCCCCTGCTGTGAATGAAGAATCACCATTGGTCTCATCAGCAGATCAGATGTCAACTGTGCAAAACATAGAATTAAGGATGCGCACAAATAGATTTGTGACTCCAAGTCAAATAAGCTCTGCCATTACAGCATCAGAGAGCTTGCGTCTTTTTTGTTCTGGTGCTATAGCCCTTCTTGTTGTCTTGTCATCTTTAGGATTTCCGATATTGGGTAGCAGCCTCATAAGTTTTAGGCCTCTTTATCTTGTTTTGCTCACTAATCTGACACTTGTGTTTGCATACCTTCTTATTGGTAATCAGAGAGGTTTTGAAAGGACTGTTGGAGGAGAAATTAGTACTCCTTCGACAAGCCAAGATTGGATTGAACAGGCTGGTAAGGCTTTGGAGATAGGCTTGGTAATGCAGAAGGCAATTGATGCAGTATTGATGGATTGCAGTGTATATGCAATTATTATCATTGCTGGCTCCTCCTTAGCTACGTGA
- the LOC8271232 gene encoding uncharacterized protein LOC8271232 — protein MKTARKAMAMVSQETHNDDDDKNDRGNSISTPDARLSSDRLSGLQESTLYHIFSFLGANATISLSLVSRKFKQLCLCSPFLFFLADFDNSLQISDSKMKKEILKTRYTQFCSSVDKVMRSRHNLGIQIDRFLIHWITKVFVNEGCCVIASWVNSAAGCNVRELDILIDVGFGRVYYLPDGVFECQSLKVLRLNLQKGNFGLTDREMESVDELVLDSVTIFDRNYGKRSSNLWASLKRLNLVNVRWMDDLIIASKSLEELKISNSQFGLVNAEWRFLIPSLTLKSISISRCLFIGPCQISLDCPSLENFTVHGSKFDNVFIVNMVPPSPEHFEGQVFWSDLKKASATLKCFGIFGSNFKKTCSFCISCPSVDHIKISSCKFEEFCHLKIDSPPLQDLTISDCELISPLMKISNPDHKRRIIINTEIVEQLTLISSDEYSYEFPLTIAAPNIQTIRWKGNPVDFSYLESFMSLKNAVIDIEPSCQHKSRELACCCKLFKSSIYSVAVLLQSLKHARFLKINIWPIEMFFMQNDEPIYFDSLVRLILIINDSLAEKLPVIASFLKGLPNLRILFIKCEKKSHALGNPNLINSLGLCQESFNLLFSEDWKKIKIEKITAQAAEEV, from the exons ATGAAAACTGCACGAAAAGCCATGGCAATGGTCTCTCAAGAAACACACAACGACGACGACGACAAGAACGACAGGGGCAACAGTATTAGTACTCCTGACGCAAGATTATCATCTGATAGATTGAGTGGTTTGCAGGAATCTACCCTATATCACATATTCTCCTTTCTTGGTGCTAATGCTACTATTAGTCTTAGTTTGGTGTCAAGAAAGTTTAAACAACTTTGTCTGTGCAGTCctttcttgttttttcttgCCGATTTTGATAATTCACTGCAGATTTCTGATtcaaaaatgaagaaagagattttaaaaacaaGGTATACCCAGTTCTGTAGTAGTGTGGATAAAGTCATGAGATCAAGGCATAATCTAGGAATTCAGATAGATAGGTTTCTTATTCACTGGATTACTAAGGTCTTTGTTAATGAAGGTTGTTGTGTAATTGCTTCTTGGGTTAACTCTGCTGCTGGCTGTAATGTTAGAGAGTTGGACATTCTTATTGATGTAGGTTTTGGGAGAGTTTATTATTTGCCTGATGGTGTATTTGAATGCCAATCTTTAAAGGTGTTGAGATTGAACCTTCAGAAGGGTAATTTTGGTTTGACAGATAGGGAGATGGAATCAGTTGATGAACTCGTTTTAGATTCAGTAACAATTTTTGATAGAAATTATGGAAAAAGAAGTTCTAATTTGTGGGCATCTCTTAAAAGGTTGAATCTTGTGAATGTTCGTTGGATGGATGATCTTATTATAGCTAGTAAATCTCTTGAAGAGCTGAAAATTTCTAACTCCCAATTTGGACTAGTTAATGCTGAGTGGCGTTTTCTCATTCCAAGTTTAACTTTGAAGAGTATTAGTATCTCCAGGTGCCTGTTTATAGGCCCTTGTCAGATCAGCCTTGATTGCCCATCCCTTGAGAATTTCACAGTCCATGGATCCAAGTTTGACAATGTTTTTATTGTCAATATGGTTCCTCCTTCCCCTGAACATTTTGAAGGTCAAGTATTTTGGTCTGATCTCAAGAAAGCTTCAGCTACGCTCAAATGTTTCGGAATATTTGGgtctaattttaagaaaaccTGCAGTTTCTGCATTTCTTGTCCATCTGTTGACCATATAAAGATTTCCAGCTGCAAGTTTGAAGAGTTTTGCCACCTTAAAATTGATAGTCCACCACTACAGGACTTGACTATCTCAGACTGCGAACTAATTTCTCCCTTGATGAAAATTTCCAATCCAGACCACAAAAGGcgaattattattaatactgaaattGTTGAGCAATTGACATTAATCTCGTCAGATGAGTATTCATATGAGTTTCCATTGACAATCGCTGCTCCCAATATCCAGACTATAAGGTGGAAAGGAAATCCTGTGGATTTTAGTTATTTGGAGAGCTTCATGTCACTGAAAAATGCTGTAATTGATATTGAACCTTCTTGTCAGCACAAGAGCAGGGAATTAGCTTGCTGTTGCAAGCTTTTTAAGAGCTCGATTTACTCTGTTGCTGTGCTTCTTCAAAGTCTAAAACATGCGAGATTCTTGAAGATCAATATCTGGCCTATTGAG ATGTTCTTCATGCAAAATGATGAGCCAATATATTTCGATAGTTTAGTGCGCCTGATTCTGATTATCAATGATTCGTTAGCCGAAAAACTTCCAGTAATTGCCTCCTTCCTCAAGGGATTGCCAAATCTAAGAATTTTGTTCATAAAGTGTGAGAAGAAATCCCATGCACTTGGAAATCCAAAC TTAATCAACTCATTAGGCTTGTGCCAAGAATCCTTTAATCTTTTATTCAGTGAGGATTggaaaaagataaagattGAGAAGATAACTGCACAAGCTGCAGAAGAAGTCTAG
- the LOC8271233 gene encoding DDT domain-containing protein DDR4, which produces MVGGRRRHTSAGKNTAMEENASLKDGVDDDAVIDVDDDSSLQQEIARLRGRWELASVLNFLSVFEPVIGTDLKLTAEEIEAGLVEPNSSLAQLHIKLLKGIPPVSKTLNGSDAWVTALCKKISMWWPWVAEGEIPLTAANGEEISRYKELDPTNRLRILKALCEIRADQDDSVSYINDALKSGTEISSFRKDKIGEDGNAACYWCDGGPVIGHRLYKEVKKTDQKTKWKGKASYSLTAVSSEWQTLATNLEEFQKAVDELSSSRVVGRIAVGRTVETNFLPLVEKFQKKKERALKQKQRQERLLNDFTSYGTGITRSCRSRRPISYTFDDYDRAIDEAIEVTKKSKTTKEQRNEKKHFKQEKCDGDSDRCKESHAENGVSEMFTDSKDKDTIEADSLDSETESDSIQQDVDGDKDDDYGSKSDNDYGNESGKSDEENANPGERNCSKKPFGTRWSMRLAGVMNHPVPETRNLATKNRLRQRPTRNSALDSIVIDSEDENLSQNTNSETGHEHSSPLDTSEEFSDG; this is translated from the exons ATGGTCGGTGGCCGGCGGAGACATACGTCGGCGGGAAAAAATACCGCCATGGAAGAAAATGCATCCCTAAAAGACGGAGTCGATGACGACGCAGTGATCGATGTCGATGATGATTCGTCTTTGCAACAGGAAATAGCGCGGCTTCGTGGACGATGGGAACTGGCCTCTGTTCTTAACTTCTTGAGC GTTTTTGAGCCTGTTATTGGTACTGATTTGAAGTTAACAGCAGAGGAGATTGAAGCTGGACTTGTTGAGCCTAACAGTTCGCTTGCTCAACTTCACATTAAGTTATTGAAG GGGATACCACCTGTGAGTAAAACCTTGAATGGCTCTGATGCATGGGTGACTGCTCTTTGTAAGAAAATCTCTATGTGGTGGCCATGG GTTGCTGAAGGCGAGATACCTTTGACTGCAGCCAATGG AGAGGAGATATCTAGATACAAGGAACTAGATCCGACAAATCGTTTACGGATTCTGAAAGCACTATGTGAAATTCGCGCTGAT CAAGATGATTCTGTTTCATATATTAACGATGCTTTGAAAAGTGGAACTGAAATTTCCAGTTTCCGCAAAGATAAGATTGGGGAAGATGGAAATGCAGCTTGCTACTG GTGTGATGGAGGTCCAGTCATTGGTCATAGACTGtataaagaagtaaagaaGACTGACCAGAAGACAAAATGGAAGGGGAAAGCATCTTATAGTCTAACGGCTGTGTCTTCTGAGTGGCAAACCCTAGCAACCAATCTTGAGGAATTTCAAAAAGCTGTG GATGAACTCTCATCAAGCAGGGTAGTGGGAAGAATTGCTGTTGGCAGGACTGTTGAAACCAATTTTCTGCCTCTTGTTGAGAAATTCCAGAAG aagaaagaaagggcacttaaacaaaaacaaaggCAAGAAAGGCTCCTGAATGACTTTACATCCTATGGGACTGGGATTACTCGTTCATGTCGCAGTCGTAGACCTATCAGTTATACATTTG ATGACTATGATCGTGCCATTGATGAGGCTATAGAAGTAACAAA GAAAAGCAAGACAACAAAAGAGCAAAGAAATGAGAAGAAACATTTTAAGCAAGAAAAATGTGATGGGGATTCAGACAGGTGCAAGGAAAGTCACGCTGAAAATGGTGTTTCAGAAATGTTTACAGACTCGAAAGATAAAGATACTATAGAAGCTGACTCTTTGGACAGTGAAACTGAAAGTGATAGTATTCAACAAGATGTTGATGGTGATAAGGATGATGACTATGGCAGCAAAAGCGATAATGATTATGGCAATGAATCGGGCAAGTCTGATGAGGAAAACGCCAATCCTGGTGAGAGGAATTGTTCTAAGAAGCCATTTGGGACACGATGGAGTATGAGGCTGGCTGGGGTTATGAATCATCCTGTTCCGGAAACCAGAAACTTGGCTACCAAGAATAGGTTGAGGCAAAGGCCCACACGTAATTCTGCTCTCGACTCTATAGTAATTGATTCAGAGGATGAGAACTTGTCACAAAATACAAATAGCGAAACTGGACATGAGCACTCGTCTCCGCTAGATACTTCAGAGGAGTTCAGCGATGGTTAA